From a region of the Gammaproteobacteria bacterium genome:
- a CDS encoding NAD(P)H-hydrate dehydratase, which produces MSQLPHTLYHAAAVRELDRQAIEIHAMPGIELMNRAGAALFDELIVRWPDARRLAVVCGGGNNGGDGFVVARLALEQGLEPKLICVTDPATLKGDARKAWGAAQAAGLVPVPFKPSVFDDADVIVDAIFGIGLDRPIEAAVANVIHAINNSGIPVLAVDIPSGLSADSGVVMGCAVHAEATVTFIGLKQGLFTGAGSELCGAIRFEDLGVPLAVYDEVTPSATRIDWAQQKSCLPPRPRNAHKGMFGHVLVIGGNHGMAGAVRMAAEAAARTGAGLTSVATRREHVAAMAAARPEIMWHGVEAASDLTPLLARATVIAIGPGLGQDAWAQQLLARVLESSLPLVVDADALNLLAHEPCSRNNWILTPHPGEAARLLQSSSSEINADRFGAVQKLREHYQAVVVLKGAGTLIADEQGAIALCSEGNPGMAVGGMGDVLTGVIVALVAQGLALSDAARVGVSLHAAAGDRVALEGERGLLAGDLFLYLRRLVNG; this is translated from the coding sequence ATGAGCCAACTTCCCCATACCCTTTATCATGCCGCCGCGGTGCGTGAGCTGGACCGGCAGGCCATCGAAATCCATGCCATGCCGGGCATCGAATTGATGAACCGCGCCGGGGCGGCGTTGTTTGACGAGTTAATCGTTCGCTGGCCGGACGCTCGCCGCCTTGCGGTGGTGTGCGGTGGCGGGAATAACGGCGGCGATGGTTTTGTGGTAGCGCGCTTGGCGTTGGAACAAGGTTTGGAACCGAAGCTGATTTGTGTCACTGATCCGGCGACGCTAAAAGGCGATGCGCGCAAGGCGTGGGGAGCGGCGCAGGCGGCGGGATTGGTGCCGGTGCCGTTTAAACCGAGTGTGTTTGACGATGCAGATGTGATTGTCGACGCCATCTTCGGCATAGGTCTGGATCGTCCCATTGAAGCCGCAGTGGCGAATGTGATTCATGCTATCAACAACAGCGGCATCCCGGTGTTGGCGGTGGATATTCCTTCAGGTTTGTCAGCGGATAGCGGTGTGGTGATGGGGTGCGCTGTGCATGCGGAGGCAACAGTAACGTTTATAGGTTTAAAACAAGGTTTGTTTACGGGGGCCGGATCGGAACTGTGTGGTGCAATCCGGTTTGAGGATTTAGGTGTGCCGCTGGCGGTGTATGACGAAGTGACGCCGAGTGCGACACGCATCGACTGGGCACAGCAAAAGTCTTGTCTGCCACCACGGCCGCGCAACGCGCATAAAGGCATGTTTGGACATGTGTTGGTGATTGGCGGTAATCACGGCATGGCAGGTGCCGTGCGTATGGCGGCGGAAGCGGCGGCACGAACAGGCGCCGGATTAACGAGTGTGGCAACACGTCGCGAGCATGTTGCCGCCATGGCAGCTGCGCGGCCCGAAATTATGTGGCATGGGGTGGAAGCGGCGAGTGATTTAACGCCGTTGCTGGCGCGTGCCACGGTCATCGCCATCGGTCCCGGTCTGGGCCAAGATGCCTGGGCACAACAGCTCCTGGCGCGAGTGTTGGAGAGTTCATTGCCGTTGGTTGTCGATGCCGATGCCTTGAACCTGCTCGCGCACGAGCCTTGTTCGCGCAATAATTGGATACTCACGCCACATCCTGGTGAAGCGGCGCGGTTGTTGCAATCTAGCAGCAGCGAAATTAACGCGGATCGTTTTGGAGCGGTGCAAAAGTTACGTGAACATTACCAGGCGGTTGTCGTACTCAAAGGTGCGGGTACTTTGATTGCCGATGAACAGGGTGCGATTGCGCTTTGTAGCGAAGGTAATCCCGGTATGGCGGTCGGCGGCATGGGTGATGTATTGACTGGGGTGATCGTCGCCTTGGTCGCACAAGGTTTAGCGCTCAGTGATGCTGCGCGTGTGGGTGTGAGTTTGCATGCGGCTGCCGGTGATCGTGTGGCCCTGGAAGGTGAGCGCGGGTTATTGGCTGGGGATTTATTTCTGTATTTGCGGCGGTTGGTGAATGGCTGA
- the orn gene encoding oligoribonuclease: MAQNPNHLIWIDLEMTGLDPDKDRIIEIATIVTDAELNILAEGPVLAIHQSDEILNGMDEWNTRQHGGSGLTARVRASTVSERAAELQTLEFLRQYLPAKASPMCGNSICQDRRFLYRGMPELEKFFHYRNLDVSTIKELVKRWAPKLADGFTKNAAHLALDDIRDSIRELQYYREHFIKLPTM, from the coding sequence ATGGCGCAAAATCCCAACCACTTGATCTGGATCGACCTTGAAATGACCGGTCTAGACCCGGACAAAGACCGTATTATTGAAATCGCCACCATTGTCACCGATGCTGAGCTCAATATCCTGGCCGAAGGGCCTGTGCTGGCCATCCATCAAAGCGATGAAATTCTCAACGGCATGGACGAATGGAATACCCGCCAACATGGGGGTTCAGGGCTCACCGCCCGCGTCCGGGCCAGTACAGTCAGTGAACGCGCAGCCGAGCTGCAAACGCTGGAGTTCCTGCGCCAATACCTTCCCGCCAAGGCATCGCCCATGTGTGGCAATAGTATTTGTCAGGATCGGCGCTTTCTTTATCGCGGGATGCCTGAACTGGAGAAGTTTTTCCATTATCGCAATCTTGATGTCAGCACTATCAAAGAATTGGTCAAGCGCTGGGCCCCAAAACTTGCCGATGGCTTCACCAAAAACGCTGCTCATTTGGCGCTGGATGATATCCGTGACTCGATTCGCGAGCTACAATATTATCGGGAGCATTTTATTAAATTACCAACAATGTAG
- the queG gene encoding tRNA epoxyqueuosine(34) reductase QueG gives MDSNSTLPPSPAPVDLSALVSQIKQWGRELGFDQVGISDLDLSSASAEHQQWLAAGFHGEMDYMARNCDKRSVPQELVPGTLSIISVRMNYLPEGSDPDTILNSPELGYVSRYALGRDYHKTLRNRLQKLAERIQENIGQFGYRVFVDSAPVMEKPIAQKAGLGWIGKHTNVLCREAGSWFFLGEIYVSLNLPPDQPVTDHCGSCRACIDVCPTQAIIAPYKLDARLCISYLTIELRGSIPEELRPKIGNRIYGCDDCQLVCPWNRFAQMTKEPDFFPRHQLDAPKLVELFNWSEAEFLKKTEGSAIRRIGYDCWLRNIAVALGNAPKTPEVIVALRTRLDHMSDIVREHVRWALERS, from the coding sequence ATGGACTCAAATTCAACATTACCCCCTTCGCCTGCCCCTGTCGACCTTTCGGCCTTGGTTAGCCAAATTAAGCAATGGGGCCGTGAACTGGGGTTTGATCAGGTCGGGATCAGCGATCTTGACCTTAGTAGCGCCAGTGCCGAACACCAACAATGGCTGGCGGCCGGCTTTCATGGCGAAATGGACTATATGGCACGCAACTGCGACAAGCGCAGCGTGCCGCAAGAACTTGTCCCCGGCACATTAAGCATTATCAGCGTGCGCATGAATTATCTGCCTGAAGGCAGCGATCCCGATACCATTCTTAATTCGCCGGAATTGGGCTACGTGTCACGTTATGCGCTGGGTCGCGATTATCACAAAACCTTGCGCAACCGACTGCAAAAGCTCGCCGAGCGCATCCAGGAAAATATTGGTCAATTTGGCTATCGCGTATTTGTCGATAGCGCACCGGTGATGGAAAAACCCATTGCCCAAAAGGCCGGGCTCGGCTGGATCGGCAAACACACCAACGTACTGTGCCGTGAGGCCGGATCGTGGTTTTTTCTCGGCGAGATTTACGTCTCGCTCAACTTGCCTCCCGACCAACCCGTCACCGATCATTGCGGTAGCTGCCGGGCCTGCATTGATGTCTGTCCCACGCAAGCCATCATCGCACCGTACAAACTCGATGCCCGGTTATGTATTTCTTATCTCACCATTGAATTACGCGGCAGCATCCCCGAAGAACTACGTCCCAAAATCGGTAATCGCATTTATGGCTGCGATGATTGCCAACTGGTTTGTCCCTGGAATCGCTTCGCGCAAATGACAAAGGAACCTGATTTTTTCCCACGCCATCAACTCGACGCGCCGAAGCTGGTGGAGTTATTTAATTGGAGTGAGGCTGAGTTCCTGAAAAAAACCGAAGGTTCCGCCATTCGCCGCATTGGTTACGACTGCTGGTTGCGGAATATTGCTGTGGCTTTGGGTAATGCGCCGAAGACACCCGAAGTTATCGTCGCCCTGCGAACACGGCTCGATCATATGTCGGATATAGTGAGGGAGCACGTGCGATGGGCTCTAGAGCGGAGTTAA
- a CDS encoding TerC family protein, whose translation MEWMADPQAWVAFFTLTALEIVLGIDNIIFISILVGRLPPEQRDLARRLGLSLAMGTRILLLLSLAWVMGLKDALFTVFDQEVSGRDLILFGGGLFLLWKSANEIHHSLENAEEEQKAGRGVSLRSILAQIAIIDIVFSLDSVITAVGLVDQVMVMILAIIASVGIMMFAAKPIGEFVDRHPSIKMLALSFLTMVGTVLVAESLDFHVPKGYVYFAMAFSVAVELLNIRMRARRAAPVKLHKQLQGEDH comes from the coding sequence ATGGAATGGATGGCTGATCCGCAAGCTTGGGTTGCTTTCTTTACGTTGACCGCACTGGAAATCGTCCTCGGCATCGACAATATCATCTTCATTTCGATTCTGGTCGGCCGCCTTCCGCCCGAGCAGCGCGATCTGGCCAGACGTTTGGGGCTGTCGCTGGCGATGGGCACGCGTATTTTGCTATTGCTGTCTCTGGCCTGGGTGATGGGGCTCAAGGACGCGCTGTTTACCGTTTTTGATCAGGAGGTTTCGGGGCGTGATCTTATTCTGTTTGGCGGAGGTCTGTTCCTGTTATGGAAGAGTGCCAACGAGATTCACCACAGTCTGGAGAATGCGGAAGAGGAACAGAAGGCAGGCAGAGGCGTGAGTTTGAGGTCGATTCTGGCGCAGATTGCGATTATTGATATTGTCTTTTCGCTCGATTCAGTCATCACCGCGGTGGGTCTGGTCGATCAGGTGATGGTCATGATCCTGGCGATTATCGCCTCGGTGGGCATCATGATGTTCGCCGCCAAACCGATCGGCGAATTTGTCGATCGTCATCCCTCAATCAAGATGCTGGCGCTGAGTTTCCTCACCATGGTCGGCACAGTGCTGGTTGCCGAGTCGCTGGATTTCCATGTGCCGAAGGGTTATGTCTATTTCGCTATGGCCTTCTCGGTGGCGGTGGAGTTGCTCAATATCCGCATGCGCGCCAGGCGCGCCGCGCCGGTGAAGTTGCATAAACAGCTCCAGGGAGAGGATCACTGA
- a CDS encoding Rrf2 family transcriptional regulator — MQLTLYTDYSLRVLIYLGIRPGMQATITEIAQHYKISRNHLVKVVHNLGSLEYIRTVRGRGGGLVLAREAKEINIGAVVRKTEPNFDLVECFDLDHNTCPIAPACKLIRPLKLARDAFLHELDKYTLGDVVGNRRELAVHLKIKLDD; from the coding sequence ATGCAATTGACGTTATATACCGACTACTCGTTGCGAGTGTTGATTTATCTCGGTATTCGTCCGGGTATGCAGGCAACGATTACGGAAATAGCCCAGCACTACAAGATTTCGCGCAACCATTTGGTGAAAGTAGTGCACAACCTTGGCTCGTTGGAATACATTCGTACGGTACGTGGTCGCGGGGGCGGCCTGGTGCTGGCGCGAGAGGCAAAAGAAATCAACATCGGTGCAGTAGTGCGCAAAACAGAGCCCAATTTTGATCTGGTGGAATGTTTTGATTTAGATCACAACACTTGCCCGATTGCACCCGCATGTAAATTGATTCGTCCGCTCAAATTGGCGCGCGATGCATTTCTGCATGAACTTGATAAATACACGCTCGGCGATGTAGTGGGGAACAGGCGCGAACTGGCTGTTCATCTTAAGATCAAGTTGGACGATTAG
- a CDS encoding YbaB/EbfC family nucleoid-associated protein: protein MMKGGLGGLMKQAQKMQENMQKAQEELAKMEVTGQAGGGMVSVVMTGRHDVRRVSIDASLMQEEKEMLEDLLAAAVNDAVRQVERQSQEKMSSMTAGMGLPPGMKLPF from the coding sequence ATGATGAAAGGCGGACTTGGCGGCCTGATGAAGCAGGCGCAAAAAATGCAGGAAAACATGCAGAAGGCCCAGGAAGAATTGGCCAAGATGGAAGTGACCGGCCAAGCCGGGGGCGGCATGGTGTCGGTGGTGATGACGGGCCGTCACGACGTGCGCCGGGTAAGCATCGATGCCAGCTTGATGCAGGAAGAGAAAGAGATGCTGGAAGATTTGCTGGCCGCTGCGGTGAACGATGCCGTGCGTCAGGTCGAGCGCCAATCCCAGGAAAAAATGTCGTCGATGACGGCGGGGATGGGGCTGCCGCCGGGTATGAAACTCCCGTTCTAA
- the recR gene encoding recombination protein RecR, which produces MSDNNLITQLIESLRCLPGVGPKSAQRMAYHLLERDRTGARRLAQSLEAAADRVGHCRDCRTLTEHEQCSICVSLRRDRSQLCVVEMPTDVAAIEQSHVFNGVYFVLMGHLSPLDGIGPEQIGLDQLRARLSQGEIKEVILATNSTVEGEATAHYIAELARSQKINASRIARGVPMGGELEFVDGGTLSHAMASRQSL; this is translated from the coding sequence ATGTCAGACAACAATCTCATCACACAACTGATCGAGTCCTTGCGCTGCCTGCCGGGGGTAGGCCCCAAATCGGCGCAGCGCATGGCCTATCATTTGCTGGAGCGCGATCGCACTGGCGCACGGCGTTTGGCGCAATCGTTGGAGGCAGCGGCAGATCGTGTCGGGCATTGCCGCGATTGCCGCACGCTGACCGAACATGAACAGTGTTCTATTTGCGTCTCTTTGCGTCGCGATCGCAGTCAACTCTGTGTTGTAGAGATGCCGACCGATGTCGCAGCGATCGAGCAATCGCATGTGTTTAATGGCGTGTATTTTGTCCTGATGGGGCATTTATCGCCTTTGGATGGGATAGGACCAGAACAGATTGGTCTGGATCAATTGAGAGCACGTCTCTCTCAAGGCGAAATCAAGGAAGTGATCCTGGCGACCAACTCTACGGTCGAAGGAGAAGCGACCGCTCACTATATTGCCGAGCTGGCGCGCAGTCAGAAAATCAACGCCAGTCGTATCGCCCGTGGCGTACCCATGGGTGGCGAACTGGAGTTTGTGGACGGAGGCACGTTGTCCCACGCCATGGCTAGCCGCCAATCGCTCTAA
- the rsgA gene encoding small ribosomal subunit biogenesis GTPase RsgA translates to MRKRPAHRGRDHERQEASAQTPTGSSDSSFMGLVVTRYGHSIDVEDEQGRVFRCAVRRKLGDVICGDRVVWQPTTNEDGVIIERLPRTTLLSRPDDRGMEKLIAANIDQVIVVCAVRGARDDRFEFNTDLVDRYIVAAETLSIEPLLIINKIDLLTDNDRRQLETDIAPYLAIGYRVLFTSTKQNGGMDALISVLQNRTSIFVGESGVGKSSLIRWLLPDQEIRVGELSASTYKGRHTTTSTNLYHLLHGGDLIDSPGVREFGLFITEKETIAYGFREFRPLIGHCKFNNCIHQSEPGCAIKTGVAQGAIDTRRYESYLKIIESLPKPGYD, encoded by the coding sequence ATGCGTAAGCGCCCTGCCCACCGCGGTCGTGATCACGAGCGACAGGAAGCTTCTGCGCAAACACCAACGGGTAGCAGCGACTCTTCCTTCATGGGCTTGGTAGTAACGCGATATGGCCACAGCATCGACGTGGAAGATGAACAAGGCCGCGTCTTCCGTTGCGCAGTCCGTCGCAAGTTAGGCGATGTAATTTGCGGCGACCGCGTAGTATGGCAACCAACGACAAATGAAGATGGCGTGATCATTGAACGCCTGCCGCGCACGACTCTGCTCTCGCGCCCTGATGATCGCGGCATGGAGAAGCTAATCGCAGCTAATATCGATCAGGTAATTGTAGTGTGTGCTGTGCGTGGCGCACGTGATGATCGCTTTGAATTCAATACCGATCTGGTCGATCGCTATATCGTAGCAGCGGAGACGTTAAGCATCGAACCGCTGCTAATCATCAACAAAATTGATCTTTTGACTGATAATGATCGCCGACAACTCGAGACTGATATCGCTCCGTATCTGGCAATAGGTTACAGAGTATTGTTCACCAGCACCAAGCAAAACGGTGGCATGGATGCGCTGATATCGGTTTTACAGAACCGCACCAGTATCTTTGTCGGTGAATCAGGCGTGGGAAAATCGTCGCTGATTCGCTGGTTATTACCAGACCAAGAAATCAGGGTTGGGGAGTTATCGGCTTCCACCTACAAAGGCCGTCACACAACAACCTCCACCAACCTTTATCATCTGCTACACGGTGGCGACTTGATCGATTCGCCGGGGGTACGTGAATTTGGCTTGTTCATTACCGAGAAAGAAACGATCGCCTATGGTTTTCGCGAATTCCGGCCACTCATCGGCCACTGCAAATTTAACAATTGCATTCACCAGAGCGAACCTGGCTGTGCAATCAAGACGGGCGTGGCGCAAGGCGCGATCGATACCCGCCGTTATGAGAGTTATCTGAAAATCATTGAGTCGCTACCAAAACCGGGCTACGATTAG
- a CDS encoding sodium:calcium antiporter: MYDYLTLFAGIVCAGIGGELFVRGSVGLAHWVRVSPGIIGATVAAFATSSPELAVAISSAIAHKPQISMGDALGSNVVNVALILAIALLISGIQCPHSSIKRDFPMALFAPAITAALLIDGQLSRLDGFLLLCIFIVWLIATIIEARRQRSVTDKVLGEMKGWRSILLSIAGLILLISAGRLIVTGAVGIATAYGIKEFVIGATIVAVGTSVPELATAIISKLRGHDEVGLGTILGSNIFNGLFIISVAALIYPIAVDTRRVMATLLIGLVAVILTYPSRSGLVEPRRAAFLLALYAVYLVTILQR; this comes from the coding sequence ATGTACGATTACCTCACCCTCTTTGCAGGCATCGTGTGTGCCGGTATCGGTGGCGAGCTATTTGTGCGCGGCAGTGTTGGCCTTGCTCACTGGGTCCGTGTTTCCCCGGGCATCATTGGCGCCACCGTTGCCGCCTTCGCCACGTCCAGCCCCGAACTGGCTGTCGCCATCAGTTCTGCCATTGCCCACAAACCACAAATTTCCATGGGCGACGCGCTCGGCAGCAATGTCGTCAATGTAGCGCTGATTCTTGCTATCGCGCTTCTAATTTCGGGCATTCAATGTCCTCACAGCAGCATTAAACGTGATTTCCCGATGGCGCTGTTTGCTCCCGCGATCACTGCCGCCTTGCTCATTGATGGCCAACTCTCACGCCTGGATGGTTTTTTATTGCTGTGCATTTTCATTGTCTGGCTGATCGCCACCATTATTGAAGCGCGCCGTCAACGCAGTGTCACAGATAAAGTATTGGGAGAAATGAAAGGCTGGCGTTCAATTCTGCTCTCAATCGCAGGCTTGATTCTGCTGATCAGCGCTGGCCGCTTGATTGTGACTGGTGCTGTCGGCATTGCCACCGCCTATGGCATCAAGGAGTTCGTCATTGGCGCGACCATTGTAGCGGTTGGCACCTCGGTACCTGAACTGGCGACAGCCATCATCTCGAAATTACGGGGGCATGACGAAGTAGGACTTGGCACCATCCTCGGTAGCAATATTTTCAACGGACTATTTATTATCTCTGTCGCCGCCTTGATATATCCCATCGCCGTTGATACTCGCCGGGTGATGGCAACACTGCTCATCGGACTTGTCGCCGTAATTCTCACATACCCCTCGCGAAGTGGCTTGGTGGAGCCGCGTCGGGCGGCATTTCTATTAGCGCTATACGCTGTGTATCTTGTCACTATCTTGCAAAGATAA
- a CDS encoding Dyp-type peroxidase: protein MSDIQQGILADVPATARHLFFTSTPDNQPARALRALANLVEGETIVAGLGQSLVQALGKNIPGLSVFPRYAGVGFDVPSTPAALWCWLRGDDRGELLHLTRQIEHALVPDLVLTQTIDAFRFQSGRDLTGYEDGTENPKGEAAIDAAIVKDTGPGLDGASFVAVQQWLHNFEHFETMQPEEQDNVIGRRRRDNQEITDAPPSAHVKRTAQESFDPEAFVLRRSMPWADDKRAGLVFVAFGKSTAAYEAQLARMVGAEDGISDALFRFTRPITGAYFWCPPMKKGRLDLSAIGI, encoded by the coding sequence ATGAGCGACATACAACAGGGAATACTTGCCGATGTTCCCGCTACCGCACGCCATTTGTTCTTCACGTCCACACCCGATAATCAACCAGCGCGCGCACTTCGTGCACTGGCTAATCTCGTCGAAGGCGAGACGATTGTTGCCGGACTCGGTCAGTCGCTAGTCCAAGCATTAGGTAAAAATATTCCTGGACTCAGTGTGTTTCCGCGCTACGCAGGGGTGGGGTTCGATGTTCCGTCCACGCCTGCTGCACTGTGGTGCTGGTTACGCGGTGATGATCGCGGCGAGCTGTTGCACCTCACACGGCAGATCGAACACGCCTTGGTGCCTGATTTAGTCTTGACTCAAACTATCGATGCTTTCCGTTTTCAATCAGGCCGCGATTTAACCGGCTACGAAGATGGCACCGAGAATCCAAAAGGCGAAGCCGCGATAGATGCGGCCATTGTCAAAGACACCGGCCCTGGTCTTGATGGCGCGAGTTTTGTTGCTGTGCAGCAATGGTTGCATAACTTCGAGCATTTCGAAACCATGCAGCCGGAGGAACAAGACAACGTCATCGGCCGCCGCCGGCGCGATAATCAGGAAATTACAGATGCCCCTCCTTCGGCGCACGTAAAAAGAACCGCCCAAGAAAGTTTCGATCCTGAGGCGTTTGTCCTGCGACGATCTATGCCCTGGGCCGACGATAAACGCGCCGGGCTGGTGTTTGTGGCCTTCGGTAAATCTACTGCTGCATACGAAGCACAGTTGGCCAGAATGGTAGGTGCTGAAGATGGTATTTCCGATGCGCTATTCCGTTTCACGCGGCCGATTACCGGCGCTTATTTTTGGTGTCCGCCGATGAAGAAAGGGCGGCTTGATTTAAGTGCAATTGGAATTTAA
- a CDS encoding 23S rRNA (adenine(2030)-N(6))-methyltransferase RlmJ codes for MLSYRHAYHAGNFADVLKHTVMVVLARSLTRKDKPFFYLDTHAGVGSYDLASMAAEKTGEWRQGIGRIWSRPDLPAALQPYLDVVRAMNPDGELLHYPGSPRVVRHFFRAQDRMWLCELHPRDVEALRVEFEDDPQVKVAFEDGFHAIKAQLPPKERRGLVLFDPSYEIKTDFRTVVNAMQEGYRRFGTGTYVIWYPVLQRRVVEKLWADVGRSGVERAVVVEQCVVPDGAEGMTGSGMIVVNPPWQFEEQMAAVLPWLTDCLAQTGSGRYRLEWLAGTADSA; via the coding sequence TTGTTAAGTTATCGTCATGCCTATCACGCCGGAAACTTTGCCGATGTGCTCAAACACACGGTAATGGTGGTGTTGGCACGGTCGTTGACGCGGAAGGACAAGCCGTTTTTTTACCTCGACACGCATGCCGGAGTCGGCAGTTATGACCTGGCGAGCATGGCGGCGGAAAAGACCGGAGAGTGGCGGCAGGGGATCGGCCGGATCTGGTCGCGCCCAGATTTACCAGCGGCGTTGCAGCCATATCTTGATGTCGTGCGAGCGATGAACCCAGATGGCGAATTGCTTCATTATCCGGGATCACCGCGAGTGGTGCGCCATTTCTTCCGCGCCCAGGATCGGATGTGGCTGTGTGAATTGCACCCCCGTGATGTAGAAGCGCTACGGGTAGAATTTGAGGATGACCCGCAGGTTAAAGTTGCTTTTGAAGACGGTTTCCATGCGATCAAGGCGCAATTGCCGCCCAAGGAACGGCGCGGCCTGGTGCTCTTCGATCCTTCCTATGAGATCAAGACTGACTTTCGAACGGTGGTGAATGCCATGCAGGAAGGCTATCGCCGCTTTGGCACCGGTACTTACGTCATCTGGTATCCCGTCTTGCAGCGGCGGGTGGTGGAAAAGCTCTGGGCCGACGTAGGGCGGAGCGGGGTCGAGCGAGCCGTGGTGGTGGAGCAGTGTGTGGTCCCCGACGGCGCCGAGGGCATGACCGGCAGCGGTATGATCGTGGTCAACCCACCCTGGCAGTTCGAGGAGCAGATGGCGGCTGTCCTGCCGTGGTTGACCGATTGCCTGGCCCAGACCGGTTCCGGTCGTTACCGGCTGGAGTGGTTGGCAGGGACCGCCGACTCCGCCTGA
- the dnaX gene encoding DNA polymerase III subunit gamma/tau, protein MSYQVLARKWRPRSFGTMVGQEHVLRALINALDNDRLHHAYLFTGTRGVGKTTVARIFAKSLNCEKGVSANPCGQCSACREIDEGRFIDLIEVDAASRTKVEDTRELLENVQYSPTRGRYKVYLIDEVHMLSTHSFNALLKTLEEPPPHVKFLLATTDPQKLPATILSRCLQFSLRRMSPELIAGHLEYVLAQEAVPAEAGAIRQIAAAADGSMRDALSLLDQAIGYGGGKLGENEVRVMLGTIDRSYVYRMLQCLADQDGNSLLQVVDNLAQQGVDFSTVLAELLSQLHRIALLQAVPQALDHATDHEIPANLAKAISPEDVQLYYQIGLNGRRDLPFAPEMRGGFEMIVLRMLLFRPLDLKVMPVAGARTAPAAKPAAVSASPSPVRPVPAAAPALKTAPVPTTVTMTGNESWPELIVKLGLQGMLLQLASNCVMTGREGNTFRLMLSPQHVSLRSKAQEQRLQEALQKLFGQDSRLVMTVGELAQETPALMQQRQASDRQQSAVNAIADDPNVQRIRETFNAQVVKESIQPID, encoded by the coding sequence ATGAGCTATCAGGTTCTGGCCCGCAAATGGCGGCCGCGCAGTTTCGGTACCATGGTCGGCCAGGAGCATGTGCTGCGGGCCTTGATCAACGCCCTCGACAACGATCGGCTGCACCACGCCTATCTGTTCACCGGCACCCGTGGTGTCGGCAAGACTACAGTGGCGCGCATCTTCGCCAAATCACTCAACTGTGAAAAAGGGGTGAGCGCCAATCCCTGCGGCCAGTGCAGCGCATGTCGCGAGATCGACGAAGGCCGGTTTATCGATTTGATCGAGGTCGATGCCGCCTCGCGCACCAAGGTGGAAGACACCCGCGAGTTGCTTGAGAACGTGCAATATTCGCCGACGCGTGGTCGCTACAAGGTCTACCTCATCGACGAAGTGCACATGCTCTCGACGCACAGCTTCAATGCGCTGCTCAAAACGCTGGAAGAACCGCCGCCGCATGTGAAATTTCTGTTGGCGACCACCGACCCGCAGAAATTACCCGCCACCATTCTCTCGCGTTGTCTGCAATTCAGTTTGCGGCGTATGTCGCCGGAGTTGATTGCCGGTCATTTGGAATATGTCTTGGCACAAGAAGCCGTGCCGGCGGAAGCAGGCGCGATTCGCCAGATCGCCGCAGCGGCTGACGGCAGTATGCGTGATGCCTTGAGTTTGCTTGATCAGGCGATTGGCTATGGCGGCGGCAAACTGGGTGAGAATGAAGTGCGGGTCATGCTTGGCACCATTGATCGCAGTTACGTCTATCGCATGCTGCAATGCTTGGCTGATCAAGATGGTAATTCATTGTTGCAGGTCGTTGATAATCTTGCGCAGCAGGGCGTGGATTTTTCCACTGTGCTGGCAGAATTGCTGTCGCAATTGCATCGTATTGCCTTGTTGCAGGCCGTGCCGCAAGCGTTGGATCATGCCACTGATCATGAAATCCCGGCCAATTTGGCTAAGGCTATCAGTCCTGAAGATGTGCAACTGTATTATCAGATTGGGTTGAATGGCCGCCGCGATCTACCTTTTGCGCCCGAAATGCGCGGCGGTTTTGAGATGATTGTTCTGCGCATGTTGTTGTTCCGGCCACTGGATTTGAAGGTGATGCCGGTGGCTGGGGCGCGGACCGCACCTGCGGCAAAGCCTGCTGCAGTTTCTGCATCGCCGAGTCCTGTCCGACCCGTACCTGCCGCCGCACCTGCACTCAAAACAGCGCCCGTGCCGACCACGGTTACAATGACCGGTAATGAGTCGTGGCCGGAATTGATAGTCAAACTGGGTTTGCAGGGCATGTTGCTGCAACTGGCGTCCAATTGCGTGATGACAGGGCGTGAAGGCAACACTTTTCGTCTGATGTTGTCACCACAACACGTTTCATTACGTAGCAAGGCGCAGGAACAACGGTTGCAGGAAGCGTTGCAAAAACTGTTTGGGCAGGATAGCCGGCTGGTGATGACAGTGGGCGAGCTGGCACAGGAAACACCGGCCTTGATGCAGCAGCGGCAGGCGAGTGACCGGCAGCAGTCGGCAGTTAATGCGATTGCGGACGATCCCAATGTGCAGCGCATTCGCGAAACGTTTAATGCACAGGTGGTAAAAGAATCGATTCAGCCGATTGATTGA